From the genome of Virgibacillus siamensis, one region includes:
- a CDS encoding Kiwa anti-phage protein KwaB-like domain-containing protein, giving the protein MEKIFQELIAILDEQKYSFNGLSIYLLTDEEEPYKLYKLNMSTNEDIKKVINKNIKKAKDAQLYEYPENTVPDGSESVSYIKENEVPGYDKFKELIIKDNSINLSKRIFEQIEGNIKGFVINAVITRSSDGKEMDILFFSTLDKSNLYQPKAGLYRFGSEEGDVLKKSRDTYLELKDNCCAINFNGVVFVVHGHYFERLFNYEEHINVHATTTVKEISNLGLISNCEILEEHCTRNKNFKKKLYGISTANKLDNVTFDTFKALKKTIGEGLFFKLDQKNKSITIDEGNKHKSVDQIIRIINDEAAETLVSKTQIFANQRIKIFN; this is encoded by the coding sequence ATGGAAAAAATCTTTCAGGAATTAATTGCTATCCTTGATGAGCAAAAGTACTCTTTTAATGGTCTATCTATTTATTTGTTAACTGATGAAGAAGAGCCCTATAAATTATATAAATTGAATATGTCCACAAATGAAGATATTAAAAAAGTTATCAATAAAAATATTAAAAAGGCTAAGGATGCCCAATTATACGAGTACCCTGAAAATACAGTTCCGGATGGCTCAGAAAGTGTTTCCTATATAAAAGAAAATGAGGTCCCCGGGTATGATAAATTTAAAGAATTAATAATTAAAGATAATTCTATAAACCTTAGCAAACGAATATTTGAACAAATTGAAGGTAATATCAAGGGTTTCGTGATAAATGCAGTAATTACCAGAAGCTCAGATGGAAAAGAAATGGATATTCTGTTTTTTTCAACATTAGACAAATCTAATTTATATCAGCCTAAAGCGGGGTTATACCGATTTGGGAGTGAAGAAGGTGATGTTCTTAAAAAATCTCGAGATACCTATTTGGAATTGAAAGATAATTGTTGTGCAATTAATTTTAATGGAGTCGTCTTTGTGGTTCACGGACATTATTTTGAAAGATTATTTAATTATGAAGAACATATCAACGTACATGCAACAACAACGGTCAAAGAAATTAGTAATCTAGGTTTAATAAGTAACTGTGAAATTTTAGAAGAGCATTGCACTAGGAACAAAAATTTTAAAAAAAAGTTGTATGGAATTAGTACTGCTAATAAACTTGATAATGTTACTTTTGACACTTTTAAGGCACTAAAGAAGACTATTGGAGAAGGGCTATTTTTTAAACTGGATCAGAAGAATAAGAGTATTACAATAGATGAGGGTAATAAACATAAATCGGTAGACCAGATAATAAGAATCATTAATGATGAAGCTGCTGAAACTCTGGTAAGTAAGACACAAATTTTTGCTAATCAGAGGATAAAAATATTTAATTAA
- a CDS encoding TetR/AcrR family transcriptional regulator — translation MDRKEEIMQSAIRFFSEKGYFSTSVQEIADDCKISKGTLYQFFDSKEELLIQAIESNHKKMLQSAANVNVDASLSAKEKLIRKIAAQADGFRNNKDFMVMLLRALPPHDNPEIALLMKRIKVTMTNWYKDCLLEAYGEKAEPYIWDFTIMFQGMLREYISLVIHDKKDIDVQRVARFVVERIDTMIGHTTDLVPVLTASEMKEYMECEDGMESDTSVEELDNLLEELKGKAKRLPIPDKGREECLSAIQSLHNECHEQEPRSFFIKAMLLYLAENTELKGLLRRIGATLNVDITAKP, via the coding sequence ATGGATCGGAAAGAAGAAATCATGCAATCGGCAATCCGTTTTTTTTCGGAAAAAGGTTATTTTTCAACATCAGTTCAGGAAATTGCTGATGACTGTAAGATTTCTAAAGGAACGTTATATCAATTTTTTGATTCCAAAGAGGAGTTATTGATTCAGGCCATTGAAAGCAACCATAAAAAAATGCTGCAAAGTGCTGCGAATGTCAATGTTGATGCATCATTGTCAGCAAAAGAAAAGCTTATTCGAAAAATTGCTGCTCAGGCTGATGGTTTTCGCAACAATAAGGATTTCATGGTCATGCTGCTTAGGGCTTTACCGCCGCATGACAATCCTGAAATCGCATTGCTTATGAAAAGAATCAAGGTTACCATGACCAACTGGTATAAGGATTGTTTGCTTGAAGCGTATGGCGAAAAGGCGGAACCGTATATTTGGGACTTTACCATTATGTTTCAGGGGATGTTAAGGGAGTATATTTCGCTCGTCATTCATGATAAGAAGGATATCGATGTACAACGTGTTGCCCGTTTTGTTGTGGAACGGATTGATACGATGATTGGCCACACAACCGATTTGGTTCCGGTCTTGACTGCAAGTGAGATGAAAGAATACATGGAATGCGAGGACGGGATGGAGTCGGATACATCGGTGGAGGAACTGGATAATCTTCTGGAGGAGCTTAAAGGGAAGGCGAAACGGCTGCCGATACCTGATAAAGGCCGTGAAGAGTGTCTATCCGCGATTCAATCGCTGCATAACGAATGTCATGAGCAGGAACCGAGATCGTTTTTCATCAAAGCAATGCTGCTCTATCTGGCAGAAAATACCGAATTGAAGGGTCTATTGCGTCGTATTGGTGCAACCCTGAACGTTGATATAACAGCTAAACCGTAA
- a CDS encoding MDR family MFS transporter: MQSNQSINKTVLVAVILAGAFVVILNQTLLNTAIPKIMSDFSVSASTAQWLTTGFQLTNGVMIPVTAFLIEKFSTRKLFLTAMILFAAGTLTAAIAPSFSVLLAARVLQASGAGIMIPLMQTIFLLIFPVEKRGAAMGMVGLVIAFAPAIGPTLSGWVVESHSWRVLFYMILPIALLDIVFAYFALKNVTKLTHPKIDLTSIVLSSFGFGGLLFGFSSAGNNGWESTQVTVSLIIGALALGLFIWRQLSIEKPMLEFRVFKNKIFALSVFIGMMVMVSMIGVELLLPLYMQNARDYTAFESGLLLLPGAVIMGIMSPITGRLFDKIGARPLAIIGLTIVAGMTFLFSDMSASSSYFYMMVIYAIRMFGISLVMMPIMTEGLNQLPNHMLPHGTAMNNTMRQVAGSIGTATLITVMTNSSKDAAQHGLSQPMIEGMSDAFMFAAIIAVAALVMSFFIKPVKASKKGAKVVKKPVAEN, translated from the coding sequence ATGCAATCGAACCAAAGCATAAATAAAACAGTGCTTGTCGCAGTAATTCTTGCGGGTGCATTTGTTGTGATTTTGAACCAAACGTTGTTAAATACTGCTATTCCAAAGATAATGAGTGATTTCTCGGTAAGTGCCTCTACGGCTCAATGGCTGACAACAGGATTCCAGCTTACCAATGGCGTGATGATTCCGGTCACTGCCTTTTTAATTGAAAAATTTTCGACGAGAAAGTTGTTTTTGACGGCGATGATTCTGTTTGCGGCAGGAACGTTGACAGCAGCCATTGCACCGTCTTTTTCGGTATTGCTGGCTGCCAGAGTTTTGCAGGCATCCGGTGCCGGAATTATGATCCCGTTGATGCAGACAATTTTTCTATTGATCTTCCCGGTTGAGAAACGTGGTGCGGCAATGGGGATGGTAGGTCTGGTAATTGCATTTGCCCCTGCGATTGGTCCGACACTTTCCGGTTGGGTTGTTGAAAGCCATTCATGGCGGGTGTTGTTCTATATGATTTTACCGATCGCATTGCTTGATATTGTCTTTGCCTACTTTGCCTTGAAAAATGTGACAAAGCTGACACACCCGAAAATCGATCTGACATCGATTGTGTTGTCATCATTCGGTTTCGGCGGACTGTTATTCGGCTTTAGTTCTGCCGGCAATAATGGCTGGGAAAGTACGCAGGTGACAGTTTCCTTGATTATCGGTGCGCTGGCGCTTGGACTATTCATCTGGCGGCAGTTGTCCATTGAAAAACCGATGCTTGAGTTCAGAGTCTTTAAAAATAAAATTTTTGCCCTGTCCGTGTTTATCGGGATGATGGTGATGGTGTCCATGATTGGTGTTGAGCTTCTATTGCCGCTTTATATGCAGAATGCGCGGGATTATACCGCATTTGAATCCGGGTTACTGCTATTACCAGGTGCGGTCATCATGGGGATTATGTCGCCGATTACCGGAAGGCTTTTCGATAAGATTGGTGCACGGCCATTGGCGATTATTGGATTGACAATCGTTGCGGGCATGACATTTTTATTCAGCGATATGAGCGCCTCATCGTCGTATTTTTATATGATGGTGATCTATGCCATACGGATGTTCGGAATATCGCTTGTCATGATGCCGATTATGACAGAGGGGCTGAACCAGCTGCCGAACCACATGCTTCCACATGGTACAGCTATGAACAACACCATGCGGCAGGTTGCTGGTTCGATAGGTACCGCGACACTGATTACGGTCATGACAAACAGCAGCAAGGACGCTGCCCAACACGGACTTTCACAGCCGATGATTGAGGGAATGTCCGACGCATTTATGTTCGCAGCAATCATTGCCGTTGCCGCATTGGTTATGTCGTTCTTTATAAAACCGGTGAAAGCCTCGAAAAAAGGTGCAAAGGTAGTCAAGAAACCTGTTGCGGAAAATTAA
- a CDS encoding metal-dependent hydrolase: MTGKTHLIGGLTAGIAVQYFTDHYTQDLLFLASCTAGSLLPDICHGGSKIGRKLPILSNLVRLLFGHRTVTHSLLFMVILGAILSSTPVPASITAGIIIGVASHLLLDAATSRGIALLWPMSIKIRLPIYTHTGGLIEHVVMAMMIIAAGYIGYQMYIF; the protein is encoded by the coding sequence ATGACAGGCAAAACACATCTTATCGGCGGATTAACAGCCGGGATAGCAGTACAATACTTTACAGATCATTATACACAGGATCTACTGTTTTTAGCATCATGCACAGCTGGATCTCTGCTGCCGGATATTTGTCACGGCGGTTCTAAAATTGGGCGAAAGCTGCCGATCCTATCAAACCTCGTGCGACTTTTGTTTGGTCACCGGACCGTAACACACAGTCTATTATTTATGGTTATCCTTGGAGCTATATTATCATCAACACCGGTTCCGGCAAGCATTACAGCCGGCATCATTATCGGCGTAGCAAGTCACTTGCTGTTGGATGCAGCAACTTCACGCGGGATTGCATTGTTATGGCCGATGAGTATTAAAATACGACTGCCGATTTATACGCATACGGGTGGACTGATTGAACATGTTGTCATGGCCATGATGATTATTGCAGCAGGATATATTGGGTATCAGATGTATATATTTTGA
- a CDS encoding virulence RhuM family protein encodes MTNETDILIYQTEDGNTKIDVRLENETVWMTQKAIAELYQKGVNTINEHIKNIYAEGELIESGTIRKNRIVQYEGKREVEREVSFYNLELIIAIGYRVRSHRGTQFRQWATERLNEYLVKGFTMDDDRLKEMRNFGQDYFDELLERIRDIRASEKRFYQKITDIYATSVDYESGAEITQEFFATVQNKLHFAIHGQTASELITNRAKAAKENMGLTSWKGDKVRKNDVTIAKNFLSEKELKSHNRIIAMFLDYAEDQAERQQLMYMKDWVEKLNAFLQFNDRDILDDAGKVSREVADKLALDEYEKYNQQRISRLSTDDFERFIERKNLKK; translated from the coding sequence ATGACAAACGAAACAGACATCTTAATTTATCAGACGGAGGACGGTAACACAAAAATCGACGTCAGGCTGGAAAATGAAACTGTTTGGATGACACAGAAGGCTATTGCGGAGTTGTATCAAAAGGGTGTAAATACAATTAATGAACATATAAAAAATATTTATGCTGAGGGTGAACTTATTGAATCGGGAACTATTCGGAAAAACCGAATAGTTCAATATGAAGGGAAAAGGGAGGTGGAACGTGAAGTATCTTTTTATAACCTTGAATTAATTATCGCAATCGGCTACCGGGTTCGCTCTCATCGGGGTACACAATTCCGCCAATGGGCCACAGAGCGTCTGAATGAGTATCTTGTTAAAGGCTTTACAATGGATGATGACCGCTTGAAAGAAATGCGTAATTTCGGACAGGATTATTTTGATGAATTGCTAGAACGTATTCGTGATATCCGTGCGTCCGAGAAAAGGTTTTATCAAAAGATAACGGATATTTATGCAACGTCGGTTGATTACGAGTCCGGCGCGGAAATCACTCAGGAATTTTTTGCTACTGTGCAAAATAAACTTCATTTTGCTATACATGGTCAAACAGCTTCTGAACTTATAACAAATCGGGCAAAGGCGGCAAAAGAAAATATGGGTCTTACTTCATGGAAAGGTGATAAGGTCCGTAAAAATGATGTTACCATAGCTAAAAATTTTTTATCCGAAAAGGAATTGAAATCACACAACCGTATTATTGCAATGTTTCTGGATTATGCTGAAGATCAGGCGGAAAGACAACAACTAATGTATATGAAGGATTGGGTGGAGAAACTGAATGCATTTCTGCAGTTTAATGATCGTGATATTTTGGATGATGCAGGCAAGGTTTCAAGGGAGGTCGCTGACAAGCTGGCTTTGGACGAGTATGAAAAGTATAATCAGCAACGGATAAGCCGTCTGTCTACAGATGACTTTGAACGGTTTATTGAACGTAAAAATCTGAAGAAATAA
- a CDS encoding GmrSD restriction endonuclease domain-containing protein, producing the protein MSNYNVNNSTVNALLGWIEEDIVAIPEIQRPFVWKASKVRDLLDSLYKDYPIGYIITWQNPDARLKDGTISQGKRILIDGQQRVTALMAAISGKEVLNKKYQKKRIKIAFHPFEKKFEVQNPAILKDKKWIPDIAEVFSTDFSQFNFINTYCQENPEMNPDQLNAILQQLSNIKHSTLGIIELNHTLDIETVTEIFIRINSAGVSLSQADFAMSKISVNDVYNGPIIRKTVDYFSHLIKSPAVFDDIKNNDNEFANSDPFKKIQWVKDYNTNIYEPSYSDVLRVAFTFKFLRGRLSNLVSLLSGRDFETREYKEDIIESSFRELNDGVIKFVDETNFKRFIMILKSAGIIDAKLIRSQNSLNFAYSLFLLLRERGFNSSDINRSVRKWLVISILTERYSSSPESMFDFDIKRFANADNPNDYITSIENGELSDAYWENTFMDNLETSVASSPYFNLYLMSQIYDNDYAFLSKSIRVQQLIEERGDVHHVFPKKYLQNNGYNNRRHYNQIANYVYTEQGVNLAIRDQAPNQYMDVVKRQIADNKFEIGELNDEQQLKENMKMNCVPESIFSMTASNYDGFLEERRRMMMIKIRRFYKCL; encoded by the coding sequence ATGTCCAACTACAACGTGAATAATAGCACAGTTAATGCTTTGTTAGGATGGATTGAAGAAGATATTGTTGCTATACCTGAAATCCAAAGACCGTTTGTTTGGAAAGCATCAAAGGTTCGTGATTTATTAGATTCGCTTTATAAAGATTATCCCATAGGTTATATCATCACTTGGCAGAATCCAGATGCTAGGTTAAAGGATGGCACTATATCACAAGGAAAAAGAATCTTAATTGATGGACAGCAACGTGTGACAGCACTTATGGCGGCTATTTCTGGCAAAGAAGTTCTGAATAAAAAGTATCAAAAGAAACGTATTAAAATAGCATTTCATCCTTTTGAAAAAAAATTCGAGGTGCAAAACCCTGCAATATTAAAAGATAAGAAGTGGATACCTGATATTGCCGAAGTATTTTCTACTGATTTTAGCCAATTTAACTTCATCAATACGTATTGTCAAGAAAATCCTGAAATGAACCCAGATCAACTTAATGCAATACTTCAACAACTATCGAACATTAAACACAGCACCCTTGGAATCATTGAACTAAATCACACACTCGATATCGAAACTGTAACCGAAATATTCATTCGAATAAATTCAGCTGGTGTAAGTTTGAGTCAAGCCGACTTTGCTATGTCAAAAATCTCTGTTAATGATGTGTACAACGGTCCTATTATTCGTAAAACCGTCGATTACTTTTCACATTTAATCAAAAGTCCAGCTGTCTTTGATGATATAAAAAATAATGATAACGAATTTGCCAATTCTGATCCCTTTAAAAAAATTCAGTGGGTTAAAGATTATAATACAAACATTTACGAACCCAGTTATTCCGATGTTTTGCGAGTCGCATTTACGTTTAAATTTTTACGTGGACGACTGTCAAACTTAGTAAGTTTGTTATCTGGACGCGATTTTGAAACAAGGGAATACAAAGAAGATATTATCGAAAGTTCCTTTAGGGAATTAAATGATGGTGTCATCAAATTTGTGGATGAGACAAATTTTAAAAGATTTATCATGATTTTAAAATCTGCCGGCATTATAGATGCCAAGTTAATCAGATCACAGAACAGCCTTAACTTTGCCTATTCTTTATTCTTGCTTTTAAGGGAACGTGGCTTTAATTCATCTGATATTAATCGCTCCGTACGGAAGTGGCTCGTTATTTCCATATTAACAGAGCGATATTCCAGTTCACCTGAATCCATGTTTGATTTTGATATCAAACGATTCGCGAACGCCGATAATCCAAATGATTACATCACTTCAATTGAGAACGGTGAATTATCAGACGCTTATTGGGAAAACACCTTCATGGACAACTTGGAGACATCTGTAGCAAGCAGCCCATATTTCAATCTTTATCTAATGTCACAGATTTATGATAACGACTATGCGTTTTTATCAAAATCAATACGAGTCCAACAATTGATTGAAGAGCGCGGCGATGTCCATCATGTATTTCCTAAAAAGTATTTACAAAATAACGGCTATAACAACCGTCGTCATTATAACCAAATTGCAAATTATGTTTATACGGAACAAGGAGTTAATTTAGCAATACGCGACCAAGCGCCAAACCAATACATGGATGTTGTTAAACGACAAATTGCTGATAATAAGTTTGAAATTGGCGAACTTAATGACGAACAACAATTAAAAGAAAATATGAAGATGAATTGTGTACCTGAATCAATATTCTCTATGACTGCCAGTAATTATGATGGGTTTTTAGAAGAAAGAAGACGGATGATGATGATAAAAATAAGAAGATTTTATAAGTGCTTGTAG
- a CDS encoding GIY-YIG nuclease family protein — translation MANRYHSIDEIMDSSLFDEITTPPKKTPKVQYDPEVEKFIEIIDFVKENGREPQKDTTALVERSLASRLIGIRKDPERTGYLKRYDDIGILKDTQNDYRVPKISSIDDILDSGSSELLGDSQINNSASSIFDTSSLQKVTTMPEHVAKRKKLKNFAKYEELFKKCHKELTEGKRKIVAFKNEQDIQQNSFFILKGVLLYVENVEERKKIKGKVNARLRCVFENGTESDMLLRSLSAELYKHGRRVTDNEETLLNNVSEDDQSTGFIYVLKSLSTDPQITSIKNLYKIGFTTGSVENRIRNAENESTYLYAPVEVVTTYQVYNMNGSKFETAIHHALDNNNLDVSILGPNGKMLVPKEWFVITLEELQELIDEIVMKVNFND, via the coding sequence ATGGCAAATAGATACCATTCGATTGATGAAATCATGGATAGTTCGCTGTTTGATGAAATAACAACGCCACCCAAGAAGACTCCGAAAGTTCAGTATGATCCTGAAGTTGAAAAGTTTATAGAAATTATTGACTTTGTTAAAGAAAATGGACGAGAACCACAAAAAGATACAACAGCCTTAGTTGAAAGAAGTCTTGCTAGTCGATTAATTGGTATTCGTAAGGATCCTGAGCGGACAGGATATTTGAAGCGGTATGATGATATTGGAATATTAAAAGATACACAAAATGATTACAGGGTTCCGAAAATCTCTTCAATTGATGATATCCTTGACAGCGGCTCGTCTGAATTATTGGGGGATAGTCAGATCAATAATTCAGCTTCTTCAATCTTTGATACCAGCTCACTTCAAAAGGTCACAACAATGCCTGAACATGTTGCGAAACGGAAAAAGTTGAAGAATTTTGCTAAGTATGAGGAACTGTTCAAAAAGTGTCATAAGGAACTAACAGAAGGTAAACGAAAAATTGTAGCTTTTAAAAACGAACAAGACATTCAACAAAATAGTTTTTTCATATTAAAAGGAGTACTTCTATATGTTGAAAATGTTGAAGAACGTAAAAAGATAAAAGGGAAGGTTAATGCTAGGCTTCGGTGTGTTTTTGAAAATGGAACAGAATCAGATATGTTACTTCGCTCTCTTTCAGCTGAACTATACAAACATGGAAGACGTGTGACAGACAATGAAGAAACATTGCTAAATAATGTTAGCGAAGATGATCAATCAACAGGTTTTATTTATGTTCTTAAATCATTAAGTACCGATCCACAAATTACTTCTATTAAAAATTTATACAAAATTGGTTTTACGACGGGTTCGGTAGAAAATAGGATAAGAAACGCAGAGAATGAATCAACCTATCTTTATGCTCCAGTTGAAGTTGTGACCACTTATCAAGTGTATAACATGAATGGTAGCAAATTTGAAACGGCAATACATCATGCACTTGATAATAATAATCTGGATGTTTCAATCTTAGGACCCAATGGAAAAATGTTAGTTCCTAAAGAATGGTTTGTTATTACTCTCGAAGAATTACAAGAATTAATTGATGAAATTGTGATGAAGGTTAATTTTAACGACTAA
- a CDS encoding VWA domain-containing protein — translation MLNSKKLIVCLVFLLLFFALAGCSGNDGEKDSKEAEKTAAQTDESSEESGKENTVNETKELQFTNVEERMQLKLDDAKYSGDSYDEEKVLQILEKLPEDLTAEEYYYQMLSLIGEDYRSYYKFFNNVDTSFQGASAKPGEAKAPDSVKQKKQVNVSILFDSSGSMGATINGETKMQLAKKAVETFAGGLPESANVSLTVYGHKGTGADSDKKLSCSSIKQIYRLGKYKEKSFEKALDSFSPAGWTPLAGALELAKKNLEEQSGKNAENIIYVVSDGVETCGGNPVKAAKKLNRSDMKAIVNIIGFDVDDKGQHQLKQVAEAGEGKYSTVRTEQELNKFFEKETTELINEWYDWESKNVNKYYDSESERVNELYDMEDNMVNLAYDEETRFKNLTYEMEDRIDIDGFEIREIAEDIAYDLREYARNTAYEYREEIRNKAYKHRENVRDKAYEEREDLRDKE, via the coding sequence ATGTTAAACAGTAAAAAGTTGATCGTTTGCCTTGTGTTTCTATTATTATTTTTTGCTTTGGCAGGTTGTTCCGGTAATGATGGGGAAAAAGATTCCAAAGAGGCGGAGAAAACCGCAGCACAAACGGATGAATCATCAGAGGAAAGTGGCAAAGAAAACACCGTAAATGAAACAAAAGAATTGCAGTTTACAAATGTCGAGGAAAGAATGCAGCTTAAGTTGGACGATGCTAAATACAGCGGGGATAGCTATGATGAAGAAAAAGTGCTGCAAATTCTTGAAAAACTGCCGGAGGATCTGACAGCGGAAGAATACTATTATCAGATGCTTTCCTTAATCGGGGAGGACTATCGCAGTTATTATAAATTCTTTAATAATGTTGATACATCATTTCAGGGTGCAAGCGCCAAGCCTGGTGAGGCGAAAGCGCCGGATTCTGTTAAACAGAAAAAACAGGTAAACGTTTCGATTTTGTTTGATTCAAGCGGAAGTATGGGCGCAACCATTAATGGAGAAACGAAAATGCAACTGGCCAAGAAAGCGGTGGAAACATTTGCAGGCGGTTTGCCCGAATCAGCAAATGTTTCCTTAACCGTATATGGACATAAAGGAACCGGTGCTGACAGCGATAAAAAACTATCCTGCAGCAGTATTAAGCAAATTTACAGGCTTGGCAAATACAAGGAAAAATCCTTTGAAAAGGCATTGGATTCTTTTTCACCGGCAGGATGGACACCGTTAGCCGGTGCATTGGAACTGGCCAAAAAGAATTTAGAAGAACAGAGCGGAAAAAATGCGGAGAACATCATCTATGTGGTTAGTGATGGTGTGGAGACCTGTGGTGGAAATCCTGTTAAAGCAGCCAAGAAGTTAAACCGGTCAGACATGAAGGCAATTGTGAATATCATAGGCTTTGACGTAGACGATAAGGGACAGCATCAGTTGAAGCAGGTAGCAGAAGCTGGTGAAGGAAAATATTCCACTGTACGAACGGAACAGGAACTTAATAAGTTTTTCGAAAAGGAAACGACTGAATTAATTAATGAGTGGTATGACTGGGAATCAAAAAATGTTAATAAATATTACGATTCGGAGTCGGAACGCGTTAATGAATTGTATGACATGGAAGATAACATGGTAAACCTGGCTTATGACGAAGAAACGCGGTTTAAAAATTTAACTTATGAAATGGAAGACAGAATAGACATTGATGGATTTGAGATAAGAGAAATCGCCGAGGATATCGCTTATGACCTGAGGGAATATGCCCGAAATACGGCTTATGAGTATCGCGAAGAAATTCGTAATAAAGCATATAAGCATAGAGAAAATGTAAGGGATAAGGCGTATGAAGAACGAGAAGATTTGCGTGATAAGGAATGA